In Gimesia chilikensis, the genomic window AGATCCTGCGATTTTCTTCGTATCTGTTCAGATAGCTCCGTTGCCCTCTGATTCGACGGCTTTGAGAGCCACACACTGCCGGGCAAACCGCTGAATTTCAAGCATTCTTTCCAATTTCAGGATACGGGTAGGATTTCCCTGAGCCGGAATCATGCACGCTGCGTTGCTGTACTTTTCAGAACCACCGCGATGTGTATAATCCGGGTCCCACTGCACACCTTACAACCTGACAGGAGCCACTATGTTTGAATGGATCGCCAGTCCTGAGGCCTGGATCGCGCTTGCAACACTTGCCAGCCTGGAAATAGTACTCGGCATCGACAACATCATTTTCATCTCGATCCTGGTGGGACGACTCCCTGAGAAAGAACGCGACCTGGCACGCAAACTGGGTTTGAGCCTGGCGATGATCGCCCGCCTGGTGCTGCTGTTCTCGATCTCCTGGGTGATGGGGCTCACCGAACCCTGGTTCTCCCTGTTCGGTTACGATTTTTCAGGGCGCGACCTGATCCTGATTGGCGGCGGCCTGTTCCTGCTGGCCAAAGCAACGCATGAAATACACAACAGCCTGGAAGGCCCGACGGCCCACGAAAAAGCCTCGTCCACCGCGACGGCGACCTTCGGTTCGGTCCTGGTGCAGATCGGCATGCTGGACATCGTCTTTTCGCTGGACTCGGTGATCACCGCGGTCGGACTGGCCGACCACATTTCGATCATGGCGATTGCGATCATCCTCTCGGTTGGTGTGATGCTGCTGGCTGCGAAATCGATCGGTGACTTCGTGGATCGGCACCCGACCGTCAAGATTCTGGCGCTTTCCTTCCTGATCATGGTCGGCGTAACGCTGATGGTCGAAGGCTTCCAGGTCCACGTTCCCAAAGGCTACATCTATTTCGCGATGGCCTTCTCCGTCACGGTGGAAATGCTCAACCTGCGGATGCGGAAAGCGCACGCCGAACCGGTGCACCTGCATAAGAAACTGGAAGAGGGTGAGGCCAGCTGACTGACTTCACCCTCAATTAGTTGATCGCTCTCACTCTGATGCCTGTGATCAGGGAGTCTGCACGGTCGGTTCGTTGTCTTTCCAGTCGACCTCGGGAACGGTCTGCGTGACGTCGCCGGTCGCCGCCCATTCGGCACCCCGCTGCAGGGTAATCTGAAAACCGGTCCCCTGCAGGGCAGTCGTATCGTGCCCGAGGGTGGTGTGGAAGACGCGTCCTTTGCCGTAATCGATGACCATCATGATCGGTTCGTGCTCGCCGGTTCCCCGTTCGCTGGGTTCGGAATAGGCGGTCGCCAGCACCTGGACATTCTCAGCCGGACCGCGGAGTTTGCCGTAGACTTCGTCGGCAGGATGCATCCATTCCAGGGGCAGGCCTTTCACGATCGGGTGCTCTGCTTCGCGAACCTTGACCACAATCGGAATCCGCGTACCGTGCGTACCCCCACGACCGGCGGTGGTATCCTGTTCCCACTTGCCGTCCCGCAGACGCAGCATCGGACCGGACTTTTCATCGCGACCGGCCCAACCGCCGACGGCGATCATTTTGTTGTACGCGTCCCACTCGGGAAATGCATTGTCGGCTGCGTGGAAGGACACGAAGCCGCCGCCGTTTGTGACGTACTCGTCGAACGCCTGCTGCACTTCTTTGGGCCAGTTCTCGCCGTTGTAGTTACTGATGACGACATCGTACTTTTTGAAATCGGGACGCCACTGCTTCCAGAGTGCCGGGTTCTCTTTCTGCAATCGGGCGAGTTCGGCTTCCCAGGCTTTCTTGTATTCCTCGAACTGTTTTTCCTGTTCTTCCGTCAGCTTCTTATTTGCCGGTTTCCGCGGTGGACGGGGAACGCCTGGCGGCGTGGTGGAAACTTCTACCGTGAATTTACCCGAGTTCTCCAGGATCTTTTTCAGCACCGGCGTCGTCT contains:
- a CDS encoding ThuA domain-containing protein; this encodes MCAPSLSKYGLLLMCCFSLFSCAAGEPASQAQAEQTEAQDQGDKLSVLLIDGQNNHNWRETTPVLKKILENSGKFTVEVSTTPPGVPRPPRKPANKKLTEEQEKQFEEYKKAWEAELARLQKENPALWKQWRPDFKKYDVVISNYNGENWPKEVQQAFDEYVTNGGGFVSFHAADNAFPEWDAYNKMIAVGGWAGRDEKSGPMLRLRDGKWEQDTTAGRGGTHGTRIPIVVKVREAEHPIVKGLPLEWMHPADEVYGKLRGPAENVQVLATAYSEPSERGTGEHEPIMMVIDYGKGRVFHTTLGHDTTALQGTGFQITLQRGAEWAATGDVTQTVPEVDWKDNEPTVQTP
- a CDS encoding TerC family protein, yielding MFEWIASPEAWIALATLASLEIVLGIDNIIFISILVGRLPEKERDLARKLGLSLAMIARLVLLFSISWVMGLTEPWFSLFGYDFSGRDLILIGGGLFLLAKATHEIHNSLEGPTAHEKASSTATATFGSVLVQIGMLDIVFSLDSVITAVGLADHISIMAIAIILSVGVMLLAAKSIGDFVDRHPTVKILALSFLIMVGVTLMVEGFQVHVPKGYIYFAMAFSVTVEMLNLRMRKAHAEPVHLHKKLEEGEAS